From Persicobacter psychrovividus, one genomic window encodes:
- a CDS encoding pitrilysin family protein translates to MKRVLSLVFCCLCYFQIMAQDTQIKFEEYDLPNGLHVILHQDQSTPNVQVSVGYHVGSKNEVEHRTGFAHFFEHLLFEGSKNIKRGEFDKYCSNAGGYNNAYTTQDMTFYYDKFPAHQWKLGLWLESERMLHANILQIGVDTQRKVVKEEKRMRYARPYGTFLDQLMKHTYKVHPYAHTPIGSMEDLNQAKLEEFMNFYNHYYVPNNAVLVIAGDFNIKSVKAEINTYFKDIPKGEKEIVRPTVQEPAQTTEIRDVVYDNITLPGVFMGYRTPGVASKDYQAVQLFISVLANGASSRMYKQIVDKEQIAMASELFNLDLEYESNSIVYSIASQGVNPNDLEKSIDKVVDNAVENGITQKELDKAKNIAEAEYLKSLSKMDDISQMLAKNYIFKGNTGAINTTLNDIRSVSLDDISRVAKKYFVKDNRVVLQYLPKTQK, encoded by the coding sequence ATGAAAAGGGTACTAAGTTTAGTGTTTTGTTGTCTATGCTATTTCCAGATCATGGCACAGGACACTCAAATCAAATTTGAAGAATATGACTTGCCGAATGGTCTTCATGTTATTCTGCACCAGGATCAATCCACACCAAATGTGCAGGTATCGGTAGGATACCATGTTGGTAGTAAAAATGAAGTAGAACACCGTACAGGTTTCGCCCATTTCTTTGAGCACCTGCTTTTCGAAGGCTCAAAAAATATTAAACGAGGAGAATTTGACAAATACTGCTCGAATGCGGGGGGGTATAACAACGCCTACACTACGCAGGATATGACTTTCTATTATGACAAATTCCCTGCTCACCAATGGAAATTGGGATTGTGGTTGGAGTCAGAGCGCATGTTGCATGCAAATATTCTACAAATTGGTGTTGATACACAACGTAAAGTGGTGAAGGAAGAAAAACGCATGCGTTACGCTCGTCCTTATGGTACATTCCTTGACCAATTGATGAAGCATACTTATAAGGTACACCCTTATGCCCACACACCAATTGGTTCTATGGAAGATTTGAACCAGGCAAAATTGGAAGAGTTCATGAACTTTTACAATCACTATTATGTACCAAACAACGCGGTATTGGTGATTGCGGGTGATTTCAATATCAAATCAGTAAAAGCGGAGATCAATACTTATTTCAAAGATATCCCTAAAGGAGAGAAAGAAATTGTTCGTCCTACGGTTCAGGAGCCAGCGCAAACCACAGAAATCAGAGATGTTGTTTATGATAACATCACCCTTCCAGGGGTATTCATGGGCTACCGCACACCAGGCGTAGCGAGCAAAGATTATCAGGCCGTTCAGTTGTTCATTTCAGTATTGGCCAACGGAGCATCCTCACGTATGTATAAGCAAATTGTCGATAAAGAGCAAATTGCCATGGCGAGTGAATTATTCAACCTCGATCTTGAATACGAATCAAATTCGATTGTTTACTCTATCGCAAGTCAGGGTGTAAATCCTAACGATCTTGAAAAGAGCATCGACAAAGTGGTTGATAATGCAGTTGAGAATGGCATTACGCAAAAAGAACTGGACAAAGCAAAAAATATTGCGGAAGCAGAATATTTGAAATCGTTGAGCAAAATGGACGATATCAGCCAGATGTTAGCGAAAAACTACATTTTTAAAGGGAACACTGGAGCAATCAATACGACCCTGAATGACATCCGTTCAGTAAGCCTTGATGATATTTCACGCGTAGCGAAAAAATATTTCGTCAAGGATAACCGTGTTGTATTGCAATACTTGCCTAAGACGCAAAAATAA
- a CDS encoding PepSY-associated TM helix domain-containing protein: MKKIWAWHSWLGLYSGLVIIILSITGSLAIFKNEIDQTLNPALYQVKSTAVDQLPQAQIQAIVQRFENVTNYAVNISRDPKRSWLLSLYQKNEHTGQKDCTEIFIDPYSGKVLGQRDRYKTFSYTLRTLHIRLFNQWYGRQLVGLAGICLLISTILGVIIYSPFMKKQKFGQFKRKKKRYNDWHKYLGIIALFFNFMMAVTGAYLGFQPWIKQHIYRPPSPQKSIIANAKVSLQDERKIPINYADVSAKAFGIFTSADQLRIQYAKAGNGNIEVAVNMEGACYDPFCNWLLLDKADLKVLDKFDVKTATAAAKWYYLPEGLHFGQFGGVLLKVIYSIFGLITGFLSISGYIIYLKRAKKKRLKKGKKIVWGTFIGLLMILTLLFFISQKIAVSRLLLWSSPMGWAALIIMILLVYRQNSRK, from the coding sequence ATGAAGAAAATTTGGGCATGGCACAGTTGGCTGGGACTGTATAGTGGGCTGGTGATCATTATCCTAAGTATTACGGGAAGTTTGGCCATTTTCAAAAATGAAATTGATCAAACGTTGAACCCTGCACTCTATCAGGTAAAATCCACAGCGGTAGATCAATTGCCGCAAGCTCAAATTCAAGCAATAGTTCAGCGTTTTGAAAACGTTACGAATTACGCTGTAAACATTAGCCGTGACCCGAAAAGGTCATGGCTTTTGAGTTTATATCAGAAAAATGAACACACCGGACAAAAAGACTGCACGGAAATATTTATCGATCCGTATTCAGGTAAGGTTTTAGGGCAAAGAGACCGATACAAGACGTTTTCTTATACTTTACGAACATTACACATTCGACTGTTTAATCAGTGGTATGGCAGACAGCTGGTCGGTCTTGCAGGAATATGCCTTTTAATTTCGACCATTTTAGGGGTCATTATCTATAGCCCCTTCATGAAAAAACAGAAATTTGGGCAGTTTAAACGCAAGAAGAAAAGGTACAATGACTGGCATAAGTACCTGGGAATTATCGCCTTATTCTTCAACTTCATGATGGCTGTTACAGGTGCCTATCTTGGCTTTCAGCCGTGGATAAAACAGCACATTTATCGTCCGCCTTCACCACAAAAAAGCATCATAGCAAACGCTAAAGTCAGCCTGCAGGACGAACGGAAAATACCGATTAATTATGCAGATGTTAGCGCAAAAGCTTTTGGGATTTTTACTTCTGCTGATCAGCTACGGATTCAATACGCAAAGGCAGGAAATGGAAACATTGAGGTCGCGGTAAATATGGAGGGGGCCTGTTATGATCCTTTCTGTAATTGGCTTCTGTTGGACAAAGCCGATTTAAAGGTTCTCGATAAATTTGATGTTAAAACAGCAACTGCGGCAGCAAAATGGTATTACCTTCCCGAAGGTTTACATTTTGGTCAGTTTGGGGGAGTATTACTGAAAGTAATTTACAGCATATTTGGCTTAATTACGGGCTTCCTGTCAATTTCAGGCTATATTATCTATCTTAAAAGAGCCAAAAAGAAGCGGCTGAAGAAAGGTAAAAAAATCGTTTGGGGAACATTTATTGGCTTACTAATGATCCTGACACTGCTGTTTTTCATCAGTCAAAAAATAGCCGTAAGCCGCCTGTTACTATGGAGCAGCCCAATGGGTTGGGCCGCTTTAATAATCATGATTTTGTTGGTGTATCGCCAGAACAGCCGAAAATAA
- a CDS encoding metallophosphoesterase family protein: MSTHTFDSSLQKYHRQLFIGDIHGCLRSMRALWDKLQVGPTDLVIFLGDYIDKGPNSAKVIYQIQKWQNEGLHIICIRGNHEEILLQSEEQGQEALAAYTKRMKSTDLVNKKGEIITSIKKWLQELPYFVASEKWLAAHAGFDLRSVSTMFQNEIAMLTIRNFEYQPTVAGNRTILHGHNPMPLTEIQRRIAQKEKILGLDNGCVYKDSAHDMQHLLCYSFTEGKLILQKNIEH; the protein is encoded by the coding sequence TTGTCGACCCACACTTTTGACTCCTCGTTACAAAAATACCATCGTCAGCTGTTCATCGGAGATATCCATGGCTGCTTGAGAAGTATGCGCGCACTATGGGACAAGCTGCAGGTTGGGCCGACGGATCTGGTGATTTTTCTTGGTGATTATATTGATAAAGGCCCGAACAGCGCCAAAGTCATTTACCAAATTCAAAAATGGCAAAATGAAGGGCTGCATATTATTTGCATTCGCGGAAATCATGAAGAAATTTTGCTACAGTCTGAGGAACAAGGGCAAGAAGCTTTGGCCGCTTATACCAAAAGAATGAAGTCCACAGATTTGGTGAACAAAAAAGGGGAAATCATCACTTCCATAAAAAAATGGCTACAGGAGCTGCCCTATTTCGTCGCCTCTGAAAAATGGCTGGCGGCCCATGCAGGCTTCGATCTCCGATCGGTTTCAACGATGTTTCAGAATGAAATTGCCATGCTCACCATCCGAAATTTTGAGTATCAGCCCACCGTCGCGGGGAACCGCACCATCCTTCATGGCCACAACCCCATGCCGTTAACTGAAATCCAACGGCGCATCGCGCAAAAAGAAAAGATTCTTGGCCTTGACAATGGTTGTGTATATAAAGACAGTGCGCACGATATGCAGCATCTGCTTTGTTACAGCTTCACGGAAGGGAAGTTAATTTTGCAGAAAAATATCGAGCATTAG
- the rluF gene encoding 23S rRNA pseudouridine(2604) synthase RluF: MEEKLTRINKFLSEVGYCSRRAADKLLEQGRITINGKVPELGTKISEADEVRVDGKVIHTPNEKPVYIAFHKPIGIVCTTDTRVEKDNIIDYINYPKRIFPIGRLDKPSEGLIFLTNDGDIVNKILRARNNHEKEYIVTVDKPITDDFIRSMSNGIPILDTVTRKCKVTKITKFKFKIILTQGLNRQIRRMCEYLDFNVIKLKRIRIMNIELDIPVGKWRDITPAELQEINRLVSDSSKTHDS, from the coding sequence ATGGAAGAAAAATTAACAAGAATAAATAAGTTTTTAAGTGAGGTAGGTTACTGTTCAAGAAGAGCAGCAGACAAACTTTTGGAACAAGGAAGAATCACGATTAATGGGAAAGTTCCTGAGCTGGGCACCAAAATCAGTGAAGCGGATGAAGTGCGTGTGGATGGCAAGGTGATCCATACCCCCAACGAAAAACCTGTTTATATTGCTTTTCACAAGCCTATTGGTATCGTTTGTACCACTGATACCCGCGTGGAAAAAGACAATATCATTGATTACATCAATTACCCGAAGCGAATTTTTCCTATTGGTCGATTGGACAAACCTTCAGAAGGGCTGATCTTTTTAACTAATGACGGCGATATTGTCAATAAAATCCTTCGTGCAAGAAATAATCACGAGAAGGAGTATATCGTAACGGTGGACAAACCCATTACCGATGATTTTATCCGCAGCATGAGTAATGGAATTCCTATTCTCGATACTGTAACCAGGAAGTGTAAGGTTACAAAAATCACGAAATTCAAATTCAAAATTATTCTGACACAGGGCTTGAACCGACAAATCCGAAGAATGTGTGAATACCTTGATTTCAATGTGATTAAACTGAAGCGAATCAGAATTATGAATATTGAGCTGGATATTCCTGTGGGCAAATGGCGTGATATTACACCTGCTGAACTACAGGAAATTAACCGCTTGGTTTCTGACTCCTCCAAAACCCACGACAGCTAA
- a CDS encoding TonB-dependent receptor produces the protein MKKIFTVFLLLLSIHAFAQSSISGKVTNEANQPLPFVNVAIKNSSVGTITDETGFFKLPPTNSTSGILLISCMGYESQAISLQQLPQKEQLHITLIERATKLQQVEIIGRKSESYKGDYTFTATKTGMPLKDVPQSVATVTKELMLDQQATKLGEVVQNVSGVSQFTAYNDLTIRGFRSKQSHLVNGLRTAFSFWAQPNVNIYEKVEVIKGPASAMFANTRPGGTVNFTTKKPLQVERKQASFGVGSFNTVNTNIDFTGPIDKSDKFFYRLNAGYQSSDGFRDMQESKSFYLAPSFSFIPTENSRFNVDIVYQNDDQRLDRGQAVPDQSTDLSVTSRTNSTAKTNDFMNLANFYMTMSYNQKISSWLSFNTSYIKFNMNGGLGEHRTNRKFISDQELEMRYVHRDELENADNISSYFVAEANTGAIKHTILAGLDYSLKTYDKSEWVAIGEKDGVDNYKFFAPDNGFADIDTYNRSVEIARNGSAYTQNHTIGYYIQDQIQYNKLQLLLGLRKEFYTDTRLENGQEQDKNQTALLPRIGLVFALTPQINFYGTYTEGFEPQDYKLNTEQNGGPFDPLKSAMFEVGTKGEFYDGKLSATIAAYQINVDNVLVKDPYDPDKLEQRGGETSKGVEFDLSGQLTKNFNLTANYAYNHASITASDDPSEIGRQKENAPYNQGGFWLKYQVVSGKAKGLGFGFGGHYVGDRLTNVEGLTFENYTLFDAGIYYQLDKMRVSANLKNIFDQEYYIGGYGYDRLFPGRPRNFMVNLSFKI, from the coding sequence ATGAAAAAAATCTTTACTGTATTTTTACTTTTATTAAGCATACACGCGTTTGCGCAAAGCAGCATCAGCGGAAAGGTGACCAATGAGGCCAATCAGCCTTTACCATTTGTAAACGTAGCGATAAAAAACAGTTCAGTGGGTACCATAACCGACGAGACAGGTTTTTTTAAATTACCGCCGACAAACTCCACTTCAGGAATTTTACTTATCAGTTGCATGGGCTATGAATCTCAGGCCATTTCCTTACAGCAACTGCCGCAGAAAGAACAATTGCATATTACACTCATTGAGCGTGCCACGAAATTACAGCAGGTCGAAATTATTGGTAGAAAATCCGAAAGCTATAAAGGCGACTATACTTTTACCGCCACCAAAACTGGTATGCCTTTGAAAGATGTACCGCAATCGGTAGCTACCGTAACCAAAGAATTAATGCTTGACCAACAGGCCACAAAACTTGGCGAAGTGGTACAGAATGTGAGTGGTGTATCCCAGTTTACGGCGTATAATGATTTAACCATTCGTGGTTTTCGTTCTAAACAATCCCACCTTGTAAATGGCCTTCGGACGGCTTTCAGCTTTTGGGCGCAACCGAATGTAAATATTTATGAGAAAGTTGAGGTCATTAAAGGTCCTGCCTCTGCCATGTTTGCCAACACCCGACCAGGTGGAACGGTAAACTTCACCACAAAAAAACCGCTGCAAGTCGAGCGTAAACAGGCAAGCTTTGGCGTTGGAAGTTTTAACACCGTCAATACCAATATCGATTTCACGGGACCAATAGATAAAAGCGACAAGTTTTTCTACCGACTCAATGCTGGTTATCAAAGTTCCGACGGATTCCGAGACATGCAGGAGTCGAAATCGTTTTACCTCGCTCCTTCGTTTTCTTTCATTCCTACCGAAAACTCCCGTTTCAACGTCGATATCGTTTATCAAAATGATGATCAAAGATTAGATCGTGGTCAAGCGGTTCCTGATCAGTCCACAGACCTGTCTGTTACCTCAAGGACAAATTCCACAGCGAAAACCAATGACTTTATGAACCTGGCCAATTTTTATATGACCATGTCCTATAATCAAAAAATCAGTTCTTGGCTCTCCTTCAATACTTCCTACATCAAATTTAATATGAATGGCGGACTTGGCGAGCACCGAACCAACCGAAAATTCATCAGCGATCAGGAATTGGAAATGCGATACGTTCACCGCGATGAACTTGAAAACGCCGACAATATTTCTTCCTATTTTGTGGCAGAAGCAAACACAGGGGCGATCAAACATACTATTTTGGCAGGTCTGGATTACAGCCTAAAAACTTATGATAAAAGTGAATGGGTGGCTATTGGTGAAAAAGACGGCGTAGATAATTACAAATTCTTTGCCCCCGACAATGGCTTTGCTGATATTGACACCTACAACAGAAGCGTGGAAATTGCCCGAAATGGAAGTGCCTACACTCAGAATCACACCATTGGCTATTATATTCAGGATCAGATTCAGTATAACAAATTGCAGCTGCTTTTAGGCCTGCGCAAGGAGTTTTATACAGATACCCGACTTGAAAACGGTCAGGAACAGGATAAAAATCAAACCGCTTTACTTCCCCGAATCGGGCTTGTATTCGCCCTTACCCCTCAAATAAACTTTTATGGAACCTATACTGAAGGCTTCGAACCTCAGGATTACAAATTAAACACTGAGCAAAACGGTGGGCCATTTGATCCTTTGAAGTCCGCCATGTTTGAGGTGGGCACCAAAGGCGAATTCTATGACGGAAAACTCTCCGCCACCATTGCGGCTTATCAGATTAATGTGGATAATGTATTAGTGAAAGATCCTTACGATCCTGATAAATTGGAACAGCGTGGTGGCGAAACATCCAAAGGTGTTGAATTCGACCTGTCTGGCCAACTGACGAAAAATTTTAACCTGACGGCAAACTATGCTTACAATCATGCAAGCATTACTGCCTCTGACGATCCTTCGGAAATCGGTCGACAAAAAGAAAATGCCCCTTACAATCAGGGTGGTTTCTGGCTGAAATATCAGGTGGTTTCAGGAAAAGCCAAAGGACTCGGTTTTGGCTTTGGCGGCCACTACGTTGGCGACCGACTTACCAATGTGGAAGGACTGACCTTCGAAAACTATACCCTGTTTGATGCTGGCATATATTATCAGCTTGATAAGATGCGCGTTTCTGCTAACCTGAAAAATATCTTCGATCAAGAATATTACATCGGTGGCTATGGTTATGACAGATTGTTCCCTGGAAGACCACGAAACTTCATGGTCAATCTATCATTCAAAATCTAA
- a CDS encoding pitrilysin family protein: MKKLNFIYILLAFFFVSQQAFAQVDRTHAPKAEKPAKIKLKTPKTFTLPNGLKVLVVSNHEIPSVTFSLRLYNNPVLEGSKAGMSSITSSLMGSGTATRTKDEINEEMDFMGTAFSSGTSGMYVETLSRYKKKSFEIMADVALHSKFSKEEFEKAMNQESNGLAMVPNSMDAISKNLVNVANFGHEHPYGEIETLETLKNVTLADCQSFYENAYTPNNAYLSMIGDISYKEAKALATKYFSTWKKSANKTVAPTAPEAPSKTTIYFSDLESAQQSSITITNPIKYNPKNSDYIAAKLMANILGGGSSARLYKNLRETHGYTYGAYSYVSPNRFTGEFVASGKVRNAVTDSAIVEFMHELKAIRKAPVTQLELDQAKATMIGSYARSLEDPKNIASFAISQELYKLPKTFYATYIQKIQAVTLEDIQKAAEKYIQPENSNIIVVGKGSEVKESLKQFGEVVDFGPFGKKL; the protein is encoded by the coding sequence ATGAAAAAACTGAATTTCATATATATCCTGTTGGCCTTCTTCTTTGTAAGCCAACAAGCTTTTGCTCAGGTGGACAGAACCCACGCACCAAAAGCTGAAAAGCCTGCAAAAATCAAACTGAAAACGCCTAAAACTTTCACTTTGCCAAATGGCCTGAAAGTATTGGTAGTGAGTAATCACGAAATTCCAAGTGTTACTTTTTCTTTGCGCCTTTACAACAACCCTGTTTTGGAAGGTTCAAAAGCGGGGATGTCATCCATTACAAGTTCATTGATGGGCAGTGGAACAGCCACGCGTACCAAAGATGAAATCAATGAAGAAATGGACTTCATGGGAACGGCCTTTTCTTCAGGTACCAGCGGAATGTATGTAGAAACCCTGAGCCGATACAAAAAGAAATCTTTTGAGATCATGGCTGATGTGGCCTTGCATTCAAAATTTAGCAAGGAGGAGTTTGAAAAAGCGATGAACCAGGAAAGCAATGGCTTGGCTATGGTTCCTAATAGCATGGATGCGATTTCAAAGAACTTGGTGAATGTTGCCAATTTCGGACACGAACACCCTTATGGAGAAATTGAAACTCTGGAAACATTGAAAAACGTTACTTTGGCGGACTGCCAGTCGTTTTACGAAAATGCCTACACGCCAAACAATGCTTACCTTTCAATGATCGGTGACATTTCTTATAAAGAAGCGAAAGCGTTGGCAACAAAGTATTTCTCTACATGGAAGAAATCTGCCAACAAAACTGTGGCACCTACCGCACCAGAAGCACCTTCAAAAACGACCATCTATTTCTCTGATTTAGAATCTGCTCAACAGTCGAGCATTACCATTACAAACCCTATCAAGTACAACCCAAAAAACAGTGATTATATTGCTGCTAAATTGATGGCCAATATTTTAGGGGGTGGATCAAGTGCACGTCTGTACAAAAACCTGAGAGAAACACACGGCTATACTTATGGCGCCTACTCTTATGTATCACCTAACAGATTCACAGGAGAATTTGTAGCTTCAGGAAAAGTGCGTAACGCAGTCACTGATTCGGCAATTGTTGAATTTATGCACGAGTTGAAAGCGATTCGTAAAGCACCAGTTACACAATTGGAACTTGACCAGGCGAAAGCAACCATGATCGGTTCTTATGCCCGTAGCCTTGAAGATCCAAAGAACATTGCAAGCTTTGCGATCAGTCAGGAATTGTACAAGTTGCCTAAAACTTTCTACGCTACTTACATTCAAAAAATTCAGGCCGTAACTTTGGAGGATATCCAGAAAGCTGCTGAGAAATATATTCAGCCAGAAAACAGCAATATTATTGTTGTTGGAAAAGGCAGCGAGGTGAAAGAATCCTTGAAACAATTTGGCGAAGTTGTTGACTTCGGACCATTTGGAAAAAAGTTGTAA
- a CDS encoding MBL fold metallo-hydrolase, giving the protein MAGRLLVLGSGNAFHAGGMAHSAFLMETESGLTLLECGATTLLQMKQRKVKLSNLRTIIISHLHGDHFGGLPFLLLDRAFSDEADQPLCLIGPAQLKTQLFALMEVLYPASERHLERLNLQFKTLGGERISTADFAVDSFEVKHSEAINAYAYRINHPQFKVFYSGDLQWTDAVLDWSDGCDLKIIECNFLNNGKGGHVSLEAVKEHLDRLGKSETYFHHLDQETRAYMLNSGLQCTEDGLTIWLS; this is encoded by the coding sequence ATGGCTGGGCGTTTATTGGTGCTGGGTAGTGGCAATGCCTTCCATGCGGGAGGTATGGCTCATTCTGCCTTTTTAATGGAGACGGAGTCGGGGCTGACACTGCTTGAATGTGGTGCCACCACACTGTTACAGATGAAGCAGCGGAAAGTCAAATTGTCCAACCTTCGGACGATCATTATTTCGCATCTTCATGGCGACCATTTTGGGGGATTACCTTTTCTTTTGCTCGATCGGGCTTTCAGTGATGAGGCAGATCAACCCTTGTGTTTAATTGGCCCTGCGCAGTTAAAAACGCAATTATTCGCGCTGATGGAGGTATTGTACCCTGCTTCAGAAAGACATTTGGAAAGGCTGAATCTTCAATTTAAAACTTTGGGCGGGGAGAGGATTTCTACGGCTGACTTTGCAGTGGACAGTTTTGAGGTAAAGCATTCAGAAGCGATTAATGCTTACGCTTACCGCATTAATCACCCACAATTTAAGGTGTTTTATTCTGGTGATTTACAGTGGACGGATGCCGTTCTTGATTGGTCTGATGGTTGTGATTTAAAAATCATTGAATGTAATTTTTTAAATAATGGAAAGGGCGGACATGTTTCTTTGGAAGCAGTGAAAGAGCACCTTGACCGTCTTGGGAAATCGGAAACTTACTTCCACCACCTTGATCAGGAAACGAGGGCATATATGCTGAATAGTGGCTTGCAATGTACAGAAGATGGCTTGACAATCTGGTTGAGTTGA
- a CDS encoding rhodanese-like domain-containing protein produces the protein MFGFLKGLFGSKGPDVKELKEEGAIFLDVRTAEEYRKGHVKGAMNIPLDILDSQLKKLKSKNKAIVVYCQSGKRAKTAQSMLESAGVETVVNGGNWQRLSIKLSN, from the coding sequence ATGTTTGGATTTTTAAAAGGATTGTTTGGTTCTAAAGGGCCAGATGTTAAGGAACTGAAAGAAGAAGGTGCGATATTTTTGGATGTACGCACCGCAGAGGAGTATAGAAAAGGGCATGTGAAAGGGGCGATGAATATTCCGTTGGATATTTTGGATTCTCAGCTTAAGAAACTGAAAAGCAAGAACAAAGCTATAGTGGTTTATTGCCAAAGTGGAAAGCGCGCCAAGACGGCACAGTCGATGTTGGAGAGTGCGGGGGTCGAGACGGTTGTTAATGGTGGTAACTGGCAACGATTGTCGATTAAATTGTCCAACTAA
- a CDS encoding carbonic anhydrase, translating into MNLELIFENNKKWVADKLKVDDNYFENLSKGQSPEILYIGCSDSRVTAEEITGAHPGDIFVYRNIANMVSNIDLGSQSVLEYAVVHLKVKQIIVVGHYFCGGVMAAMQSADLGILNPYLRNIRDVYRLHKEELNAITDETARYKRLVELNVQEQCINVLKTACVQRAFNSGQLDIHGWVFDIQSGKLIDLDMNMNEKMKDIMEIYHLD; encoded by the coding sequence ATGAATCTGGAATTAATCTTTGAAAATAACAAAAAGTGGGTAGCTGATAAATTAAAAGTGGATGACAACTACTTTGAGAATTTATCAAAAGGACAAAGCCCCGAGATTTTGTATATCGGTTGTTCCGACAGCCGTGTTACTGCAGAAGAAATTACGGGAGCACATCCAGGGGATATATTTGTCTATAGAAACATAGCGAATATGGTGTCCAATATTGATTTGGGTTCACAGTCGGTGTTGGAATATGCTGTAGTGCATTTGAAAGTCAAACAAATTATTGTTGTGGGGCACTATTTCTGTGGCGGTGTAATGGCGGCGATGCAATCTGCTGATCTGGGCATTCTAAATCCATACCTTCGAAATATTCGGGATGTTTACCGACTTCATAAAGAAGAACTCAATGCTATTACAGACGAAACGGCAAGATATAAGCGATTGGTAGAGCTTAATGTGCAAGAGCAATGTATTAATGTACTGAAGACCGCCTGTGTTCAGCGGGCCTTCAATAGCGGTCAGCTGGATATTCATGGTTGGGTATTCGATATTCAATCAGGGAAACTAATTGACCTTGATATGAACATGAATGAGAAGATGAAAGACATCATGGAAATCTATCATTTAGATTAA
- a CDS encoding effector binding domain-containing protein — protein sequence MKEQKNIALKTIAPILLIGAKEPTTLRNLQDPAKIWRFFKPLVKHIEAYEQNRFYSTFRASAPLAGPGFMDIPIERWAAVKGQHEEQSLPDGLAYSQIEGGLYATYTYQGRAADFNKSLENFREQYLASSGYEWDWSRAQFETFDSNYDPLNEQSTEEIWIPIIKK from the coding sequence ATGAAAGAACAAAAAAACATCGCGTTGAAAACCATTGCACCCATATTACTGATTGGAGCAAAAGAGCCAACCACCCTGAGAAACTTGCAAGATCCTGCTAAAATTTGGCGGTTCTTTAAACCATTGGTGAAGCATATCGAGGCGTATGAGCAAAATCGGTTCTACTCCACTTTTAGAGCCAGTGCCCCATTGGCTGGTCCCGGTTTCATGGACATCCCCATTGAACGCTGGGCAGCAGTTAAGGGGCAGCACGAAGAACAATCATTGCCTGATGGTTTAGCCTATTCACAAATTGAGGGAGGTTTATATGCCACCTACACCTACCAGGGGCGGGCAGCCGACTTCAATAAAAGCCTGGAAAACTTTCGTGAGCAATATTTAGCTTCGTCAGGCTATGAATGGGATTGGAGCCGAGCACAATTTGAAACTTTCGATTCAAACTATGATCCATTGAATGAACAATCCACCGAGGAGATTTGGATTCCCATTATTAAAAAATAG